A window from Mangifera indica cultivar Alphonso chromosome 2, CATAS_Mindica_2.1, whole genome shotgun sequence encodes these proteins:
- the LOC123209228 gene encoding rhodanese-like domain-containing protein 6 — protein MSNEMRGEEYGVLLYYNYTTIPDLNSLFNFYQSNCSFLNLLGRVRLASHGVNVTVGGKLSSLESHIAAVKSLSLFQGTDFKLATSHYPLDDKVAHECGFTSFSIRIVKELVTFSSHPLLNPPDVSNAGRHLSAVEFHSLLQSAVQGLNEESSTESKSLVLLDARNLYETRIGKFHSPSVETLDPEIRQYSDLPSWIDSNAEKLRGKNVLMYCTGGIRCEVASAYVRSKGVGFENVFQLYGGIQRYLEEFPDGGFFKGKNFVFDHRISVGNSDADIIGNCLLCDSSFDDYSSRCRCTYCRMLVLVCDSCRKQGGLYVCELCQKHGKVVDSKPSIEESRSKLTSLSFELKTASTGLLSSPQLPCRHVGIGCPRKLRILCLHGFRQNASSFKGRTASLAKKLKNIAELVFVDAPHELPFIYQPCGMTSPTQDCPTPPPEGSKKKFAWLVEPNFLEGCEFDWKMADGPFDPLQYQLQTDGFDVSLSYLKKVFSQEGPFDGILGFSQGAAMAATVCAQWERLKGEIDFRFVILCSGFALQSAKFEHEPINCPSLHIYGSDLGKDRQIVNQASRDLALKFEQGCSLIIEHDCGHIIPTCSPYIDEIKGFLQRFL, from the exons ATGTCTAATGAAATGAGGGGCGAGGAATACGGTGTATTACTCTACTACAATTACACCACCATCCCTGACCTCAATTCTCTCTTCAACTTCTACCAATCCAACTGCAGCTTTCTCAATCTCCTCGGTCGTGTCCGCCTCGCTTCCCACGGTGTCAACGTCACT GTTGGTGGAAAGTTATCTTCTTTGGAGAGCCATATTGCTGCTGTCAAGTCTTTATCTTTGTTTCAAGGAACTGACTTCAAGCTTGCTACATCTCATTACCCTCTTGATGATAAGGTTGCTCATGAATGTGGCTTCACTTCTTTTTCTATTAGGATTGTCAAg GAATTAGTTACTTTTAGTTCTCATCCTTTATTGAACCCACCGGATGTTTCTAATGCTGGCAGGCATTTGTCTGCCGTTGAGTTTCATTCTCTTCTTCAGTCTGCAG TGCAAGGGTTGAATGAAGAAAGTTCAACCGAGAGTAAGAGTCTGGTTTTGCTGGATGCAAGAAATTTATATGAGACTAGAATTGGGAAGTTTCATTCACCAAGTGTTGAAACATTGGACCCTGAAATCAGGCAGTATAGTGATCTGCCCTCCTGGATAGATAGCAATGCAGAAAAACTGAGAGGGAAAAATGTTCTCAT GTACTGCACTGGAGGAATCAGATGTGAGGTCGCATCTGCCTATGTAAGGTCCAAAGGTGTTGGCTTTGAGAATGTTTTCCAG TTATATGGTGGAATACAGCGTTATTTGGAAGAATTTCCAGATGGAGGTTTCttcaaaggaaaaaattttgtttttgatcaCAG AATTTCTGTTGGGAACTCAGATGCCGATATTATTGGTAACTGCCTTCTTTGTGATTCTTCCTTTGATGATTACTCATCACGCTGCCGCTGCACTTACTGTAGGATGCTTGTATTGGTCTGTGATAGTTGCCGG AAACAAGGAGGCCTTTATGTTTGCGAGCTATGCCAGAAACATGGTAAGGTTGTTGATTCAAAACCATCCATAGAAGAGAGCAGAAGCAAATTAACATCACTGTCATTTGAGCTCAAAACTGCTTCAACAGGGCTGCTGTCCTCACCTCAATTGCCCTGCAGACATG TTGGCATTGGGTGTCCAAGAAAACTAAGAATCTTATGTCTGCATGGGTTTCGGCAGAATGCCTCCAGTTTTAAAGGAAGAACTGCATCATTAGCTAAGAAGCTTAAAAACATTGCTGAACTTGTTTTTGTTGATGCACCCCATGAGTTGCCATTTATCTACCAGCCCTGTGGCATGACATCTCCAACACAAGATTGTCCTACTCCACCACCAGAGGGTAGCAAGAAGAAGTTTGCATGGCTGGTAGAACCTAATTTCCTAGAGGGGTGTGAATTTGACTGGAAAATGGCAGATGGTCCTTTCGATCCTCTCCAATACCAGCTGCAAACTGATGGCTTTGATGTgtcattatcatatttaaagAAAGTGTTCTCTCAGGAAGGGCCATTTGATGGGATCTTGGGTTTTTCACAAGGAGCAGCAATGGCTGCTACAGTTTGTGCACAATGGGAAAGGCTAAAGGGTGAAATAGACTTCAGATTTGTGATTTTGTGCTCTGGTTTTGCCCTTCAGTCTGCAAAGTTTGAACATGAACCAATCAATTGCCCTTCCCTTCATATATATGGTAGTGACCTGGGTAAGGACAGACAGATTGTGAACCAAGCCAGCAGAGACCTTGCTTTGAAATTTGAACAGGGTTGCTCTTTGATTATTGAACATGACTGTGGCCATATCATTCCTACTTGTTCTCCTTATATAGATGAGATTAAGGGTTTTCTTCAACGTTTTCTCTGA